Proteins encoded by one window of Anoplopoma fimbria isolate UVic2021 breed Golden Eagle Sablefish chromosome 23, Afim_UVic_2022, whole genome shotgun sequence:
- the LOC129112847 gene encoding plexin-C1-like — MILLPGLLFILWGEPGRCLEETGGFTLDGDIRHFAVANNTVYIATEERLYQLSHDLTLVQSLTQRGVLTVGRLQRNFQRQHFIAAGEGRGSDQLRCGRVRLLRSAGPEEHLSCAVQGAHPGGIRGRSSASVGFLVDVKQSRTETYILTANQQHKTTTSSCILSPDTVNLYNTNDDQKGSIFTKIGEHDSPSIKQNEGNVEFVDGFQINLTIYLFSNIPSSDKNNKVRLIWLESKTNKRETLGSLRGATLSISDGDEDSRLVASAVIPGGPPVLWSGVFSVDGGQTNTQLVLFDISPDLSGQADDDPDFYSVSNDKTKRKLKTLKPKIVLFRQNYMTSVLAVRQKAWMVFFIGTGDGQLIRLAVDQNYHTTCPRVLYRANDDRRVFPKMLLDQVDLKHVYVPLQNQMKRVPVSNCSTYTNVQDCWSAQDPYCVWCGSRKSCTFEDDCKDSDWISIPDGSQPKMVSYKVAKDSTGQITLNIQTHLTVGQKALSKFACQFSATSIELCSTRSPPPLFPQCTCVFSISTLPAEGLPVTVKFRLGTTILKEQLKLSNCSEIKGPPTSVLCRQCIEAGCGWSKSGCSWTNGGVEDDNICQMNESGMNFFKPEISSITPSVVSFYGRNHAVLSGYNLSDVTRVRIQADMDCTPQESPVWNNAGVTLKFHIPSTDNKGTVKVCVLLPDGSCHGNAKITYKSSPSCTNIVPSSSWISGKRKVTVMGSHVEFVEGVMHSHALREVRAPRNINYQNLTYDTPEADKKISTSTVFLKVANETLACSTTLKYYPDPEFTSFTSTRTGDDVRITIQKKADKLEMTLAELSVWGVEEGKEYPCIMQDKETSNEMDFFICEIERTPKAKFQQLMIKYGDKTVTLNLSSSFHLYLLLALLLIPCIIIVVLIVYRSQQKKLTATMNKRMEDLVLDIRNDIRQGPSSEAQLL; from the exons ATGATCCTGCTGCCTGGTCTGTTGTTCATTCTCTGGGGAGAACCGGGTCGGTGCCTGGAGGAGACCGGAGGCTTCACTTTAGATGGAGACATCCGCCACTTCGCCGTGGCCAACAACACGGTCTACATCGCtacagaggagaggctgtacCAGCTGAGCCACGACCTGACCCTGGTCCAGAGTCTGACCCAGAGAGGAGTCTTGACGG TCGGACGACTCCAACGCAACTTTCAGCGTCAACATTTTATTGCCGCTGGTGAAGGACGAGGCTCTGATCAGCTGCGGTGTGGTCGAGTGCGGTTACTGCGAAGTGCTGGACCTGAAGAACATCTCTCATGTGCGGTACAGGGAGCGCATCCAGGTGGGATCCGGGGGCGCAGCAGCGCGTCCGTCGGCTTCCTGGTGGATGTGAAGCAGAGCAGGACCGAGACCTACATTCTGACTGCCAACCAGCAACACAAGACCACAACGAGCAGCTGCATATTATCACCAGATACGGTGAACCTCTATAACACGAATGACGACCAGAAAGGATCTATATTTACTAAGATTGGCGAGCACGATTCCCCTTCAATCAAACAAAACGAAGGCAATGTGGAATTTGTGGATGGATTTCAGATCAATTTAACTATTTATCTTTTCTCCAACATTCCCtcaagtgacaaaaacaacaaagtccGTCTCATTTGGCTcgaaagtaaaacaaacaaaagggagACTCTCGGGTCTCTGCGGGGAGCGACTCTTAGTATCTCTGACGGTGATGAAGACAGCAGACTCGTCGCCTCCGCGGTGATCCCGGGTGGACCGCCGGTGCTCTGGAGCGGCGTGTTCAGTGTGGACGGAGGACAAACCAACACCCAGCTGGTTCTGTTTGACATCAGTCCGGATCTCAGCGGACAGGCCGATGATGATCCAGACTTCTACAGTGTCTCCAATGATAAGACAAAACGGAAG ttAAAGACTCTGAAGCCAAAGATCGTGCTCTTCAGGCAGAACTACATGACCTCTGTTCTGGCAGTGAGACAGAAGGCCTGGATGGTTTTCTTCATCGGGACAGGAGATGGGCAGCTCATTAGG CTTGCTGTGGATCAGAACTATCACACCACCTGTCCCAGGGTGCTCTACAGGGCCAATGACGACCGCCGAGTGTTTCCAAAAATGCTTCTGGATCAAGTGGATCTTAAACATGTGTACGTGCCATTACAAAATCAG ATGAAGCGTGTACCCGTGTCCAACTGCAGCACATACACCAATGTGCAGGACTGTTGGTCTGCACAGGATCCATACTGTGTCTGGTGTGGATCTAGAAAAAG TTGCACATTTGAAGATGACTGCAAAGATTCAGACTGGATCTCAATTCCTGATGGTTCTCAACCCAAAATGGTTTCCTACAAAGTAGCAAAGGACAGCACGGGTCAG ATAACACTTAACATCCAGACACACCTCACTGTGGGCCAGAAGGCACTGTCTAAGTTCGCCTGTCAATTCTCCGCAACTTCCATTGAGCTTTGTAGCACGAGAAGCCCTCCTCCCCtgttcccacaatgcacctgcGTCTTTTCAATTAGCACACTTCCTGCTGAAG GCCTGCCTGTCACAGTTAAGTTCAGACTTGGGACGACAATATTGAAGGAACAACTGAAGCTGTCCAACTGCTCTGAAATTAAGGGACCGCCAACCTCTGTCCT gtGTCGGCAGTGTATCGAGGCTGGATGTGGCTGGAGCAAAAGCGGCTGTTCCTGGACAAATGGAGGAGTGGAGGat GACAACATTTGCCAAATGAATGAGTCAGGGATGAACTTTTTT AAACCAGAGATCTCCTCCATCACTCCCAGTGTGGTGTCTTTCTACGGCAGAAACCATGCAGTGCTGTCGGGTTACAACCTCAGTGATGTGACCAGAGTGAGGATCCAGGCGGACATGGACTGCACTCCACAAGA GTCTCCTGTATGGAACAACGCTGGTGTGACACTGAAGTTCCACATTCCCAGTACCGATAATAAAGGCACGGTCAAAGTATGTGTTCTCCTCCCAGACGGTAGTTGCCATGGCAATGCTAAAATCACCTACAAGTCATCCCCATCCTGCACCAACATTGTACCAAGCAGCAGCTGGATCAG TGGGAAGAGGAAGGTCACAGTCATGGGGTCCCACGTGGAGTTTGTGGAAGGGGTGATGCACAGCCACGCCCTGCGGGAAGTCAGAGCTCCCAGAAACATAAACTATCAG AATCTTACCTATGACACACCTGAAGCTGACAAAAAGATTTCGACCAGCACCGTGTTTCTGAAAGTGGCCAATGAAACCTTGGCCTGTTCCACAACGTTAAAGTACTACCCAGACCCCGAGTTCACTAGCTTCACTTCCACAAGGACAGGGGACGATGTCCGCATCACCATACAG AAAAAGGCAGACAAACTGGAGATGACCCTAGCAGAGTTGTCAGTGTGGGGCGTTGAGGAAGGAAAAGAATACCCCTGTATCATGCAAGACAAAGAAACCAGTAATGAGATGGACTTTTTCATCTGTGAGATTGAAAGGACACCCAAAGCTAAATTTCAGCAGTTAATG ATAAAGTATGGAGACAAGACGGTAACACTGAATCTCAGCTCTTCATTTCATCTGTACCTGCTTCTTGCCCTTCTGCTGATACCCTGCATTATTATTG TGGTGCTGATCGTCTACAGAAGCCAACAGAAGAAGCTCACGGCTACGATGAACAAGCGTATGGAAGACCTGGTGCTCGACATCAGAAATGACATTAGACAAGGTCCGTCTTCTGAAGCCCAACTCCTGTAG